The Pseudomonas sp. B21-023 genomic interval GATGCTGCACATCGTCCACCTGGCGCATGAACATCACCGGTGAGCGGCCCGAGCGTTCGGTGAACTTCAGCACCAGGCTCTGTTTCCAGTCGCTGGTCTGCGCCGCCAGCAGCCAACCCTCGCGCTGGCCGTCGCTGGCGGCGCCGACCTGGACCCAGGCCTGGCCGCCGACGTCCTTGCGCTGGTAGACATAGAGCACGGAGAAAGCTGGCAGTGTCTCGCCCGAGGCATCGCCAGGCTGGGTCACCAGCTGGGCATCAGGCTTGGTCAGCACACGCTGGAACAGGGTCTTCTTGCCGGGCATCAGCAGTGGACGACCGTCGTCCGAGGCGGCCACCGGTGTGACTTTGGGTTCGGTGGGGGCCACGCTGTCGGCGGGCGCCTGCACCACCGGCGTTTCAGGCGCGGGCGCGTCATTGCCGCCGAGCAACCAGAAGAACGCGCCGCCCAGCCCCAGCGCCGCCGCGATCGCCACCGCCAGCACGGCCTTGGCCGGCTTGTTCGAGGCGGGCTTCACAGCGGGCGCGGGCTTGGGTTCGGACCGCCGGGCAGGCTCGCTCACGGGAGCGGCAACGGCTTGCGGAATATTGATGGACACCGGCTGCGGGATGGCCGGTGGCGGGATCGGCAGCGGGCGAACCAATGTGCTGTCGTTGTCCTCGACCGGCGCCTGGACCGTCAGGCGATCCAGCGCCGCCAGCAACGCCGCCGCGTCGGCGAAGCGCTCGTTGGGATCCTTGGCCAGCAGACCGCGCAGGATGTCCTGGTAGCGGCCATGTTCGATGGGCAGTTCCGGTAACGGCTCGGTCAGGTGCGCCAACGCCGTGGACAACGCATCGGTGCCGTTGTACGGCAGCTTGCCGACGAGGATTTCGTACAGCACCACACCCAGTGCATACAGGTCGGCGCGCCCGTCGATGTCCATGCCGCGTGCCTGTTCAGGGCTCATGTAGCTCGGCGTGCCGACGGCGAAACCGGCCTGGGTGAATTGGGTGCGGTCATCCAGCGACTTGGCGATGCCGAAGTCCGATAGCACCGCGGTGCCGTCGGCGCGGAACAGGATGTTGGCGGGCTTGACGTCGCGGTGCACCAGGCCCTGGGCGTGGGCATAACCCAACGCCTGGGCGATCTGGCGCACGTAGACGAGGCCCTGCTCGGGCGTCAGCCCCGCGGCGATCCGCTCCTTCAGCGTGCCGCTGGGCAGGTACTCCATGGCCATGTAGTACAGCTCGCCGACGTTGCCGATGTCGTGGATGGTGGCGATGTTCGGGTGCGCCAGCCGCGCCAGGGTTCGGCCCTCGCGCAGGAAGCGCTCGCAGAAGGTCGGGTCGGCGGCCAGGCTCGCCGCCATGATCTTCAGCGCCACCTTGCGCTCCAGGGAGCGCTGGGTGGCGAGGTACACGCTGGCCATGGCGCCCTGGCCAAGCTCGCTGTCGATATCGAATCCGGGAATCTGCATGTCCATGGTGTCTTCAGCTGGCCTTCACGACGACGGCGGTGATGTTGTCGGGGGCGCCACGGGTCAGCCCCAGGTGTACGAGACTGCGCACCACCTCATAAGGGTCGGCGTGGCCGAGCACCTCGGCGATCTCGTGGTCCTCGGCGGTCTTGTTCAGGCCGTCGCTGCACAGCAGGTAGGTGTCGCCGGGCTGCACCTGCAAGGCAACGGCCTGCAGCTCGAGGTGGTCCTCGACGCCGATGGCGCGGGTGACGATATTGCCGCGAGGGTGCACACGGGCTTCGGCTTCGTTGAGCAGGCCGCTGTCCTGCAGCTCCTGGACATAGCTATGGTCGTGGCTCAGGCGCTCGATGCGGCCGTCGCGCAGGCGGTACAGGCGGCTGTCGCCGGCCCACAGGCCAATCGCCTGGTCGCCACGCGCCGCCAGCACCACCACCGTGCTGCCCATCATCGCCACGCCACGGCGCGCGGTTTCCTCGCGCACGATGCCGTTGACCCAGGCCAGGCCGTCGCGCACCTCGCCGCTGAAGTCGTCGAGCGAGTCGAGCATCGGCAAGCTGCGCAGGCTGTCCATGGCCAGGCTGCTGACATAATCGCCCGCCGCATGGCCGCCCATGCCGTCGGCCACCGCCCACAGGCCTGCCCAGGTCAACTCCAGGCAGGCGTCCTCGTTGATCTTGCGCACCATGCCGACATGGCTGTAGCTGGCCGCTGTGAACTGCATGCCGGTCATCCGATCCGCGCCTCGCTACTCAATAGAAAACCGGCGAAATCCTCGCTGCGCGGCAAGCCCGCGCAGCGCATCAACCCCGGGGCGATCCGTTCGGAACCCTTGCCCCACCAAAGGCTCATGCCTTCGCAGGCGCATTCGGCCAAGGCCAGTGCGCGCCCCTGCGGCGTGGTCGCATCCAACCGCTGCAACCCGCCCACCGTCACACGCGGTTCTTGCACAAGCGGCCTCGCGAAGCGAAACGGCTGCAAAGCGGCCTCGAACGCCTCGAAGACGGCACCCGGCTCAAGCGTCGCCAGCAAGGTTTCCTCGACCGCCTCGAACCATTCCTCGGCCCCGGCCACCACAGGCGCCAGCGGCTCCCCCGGCTCCAGCACCTGGGCCACGGTCAGCGGGAAGTACCGCCCCACCCGGTCGATGCTCGGCATCAGCACCCCGACCACCCCCTCGGGCCCGCAAAGCCCCGGCGCCAGGGCGAAACGCCACAAGGGGCTCACCAGATAGGCCTCGAGCCAGCGCTCGCCCAGGGCCTGCTGGCTCGCCTGGATCCCCGCCGCCAGCCACTGGTCCCAGGGCTGGATGAAACCGTGCGGCAGGCCGCGGCTGACAAAGTCGCCGCGGCAGGCCAGCTTTCCGTAGAAACCCACGTCGTTCACAGATGCTCCGGCAGGCTGAAACCGCTGAGCACTCGGCTGCGGAACGGGTTGAAGGCGCTGCTGGCACGCAGCTCGTAGGACACGCTGGCGCCGTCGACGCGCAGGCGCAGGTTGAAGCGCTCCGGCGAGCCGCCGGCCACCAGGTCGGACTGGTCAAGCAGGCGGAACCAGGCCCACGGCCCTTCCACGGTCAGCCCCGAACGGCCAGAGGCCGACGGTGGCGAGATCGACAGGCGCACCACACCGATGCTGTTGGGGTTCGGCCACTGCAACGCCACCGGCCGGCTCGGGCCGTGGTCGTAGCTCACCTGCTGGCCGTCGAGGTCTAGCAGGAACTGGGTGATGGTCGCGTCCATCGCCACCGGCTTGAGCTCGAAGCGCACCCCCGGCTGCACGCCGTTGCTGTTGCGGAAGAACGCGTCGCGGATGCTCGCCGCGCGCTGGAAGGTGTACAGCACGTTGCTGTTGATCCCCAGCTTCTGCGCCGCGCCGGGCTGCCAGCTCCAGGGCGTGCTCGACGTGTTGACGTAGGGTTGCAGGTACTTGCGGAAGTAGTTGTCCATGACCCCGCCGACGCCGAAGAACAGGCCGAAGTCTTCCAGGGTCGCATCCCGCGAACTGCCGGCCACCAACGGGTAGCGGCCGCTGAGGGACTGACGGTAGACATTGACCACTTCGCTGGTCCAGGCGGCGTTGAGCTGGTTGCGCACCCCACCCATGACCAGGTTGTGGGTCGAGCCAAGCACCGAGCTCACCAGGTTCTGCACCACCTTCGGCTGACGCGCGGCCCCCAGGGCAACACGCTGCGCCGCGGCCTGGGCCTGGTTCTTGGCCTCGCCCAGCAGCGCGTCGCCGCTGGCGCCGACCATGGCGCTGACCTGCACGTACAGGGCGTTGAGGTCGGTAAGCAGGCCATCGATGGCCGCAGGCTGGCCTTCGCCGGTTTCCACCAGGCCGGCCAGCTCGGCGAAGTGCGCGGTGACCGGGTCCACCTCACGGGCGGCCGGGTTGTCGCTGGGCAGCGGCGCATCGCCGAGCAGGCCGCCCAAGCGTTGGCGCAGTTGATCGACACCGGCCTGCTCGGCTTTGGCCTGGACCTTGTCGAGGGTGGTCGGCTGAGCCAGGTTGGTCTCCTTGGCGACCGCCTGCAGCAGCTTCTTCATCGGCGATGTCGGCCCGGACAGCACCCGCAGCACATCGGCGGCCTGGCCGACACTGGTGATCGGCACGAAGTCCAGGTCGGCCAGCAAGGCATCCCAATGGCGGATGTAGTCCTGGTAGTACAGCTGCAGCACATCGTCGGCCAGGCGCTTGGCATCGGCCGACTCGCTGGCCTCGCGGCCCAGCACCCAGCGCTCCTCGGCCAGGGTCTCGCTGTGGGCCAGGCTGGCGGCGAGGAAGGCCTTGCGGTAACCCTCGACGGTGAAGATACCCGGCAGCGGCTCGCTCAATGGCTTGCCGTCCTTGAAGCGGAACACCAGCGCGGCGTCACGCCCGGCGGCATCGCTGACCCGGAAATCGCTGACCCCGGCGGGCAGCTTCTGGCGCTTGACCCGGTCGTAGACCCGTTGGGCCACCGGCAGTTGCTGCAGCTGGCGACGGGTGTCGTCGATCAGGCGCTGGTCCAGGCGGGCGTTCGGCGGACGCTTGTCGAACAGCGCCGCCAGGTGCTGCTCCAGGGCCTGGCGCAGGTCCGGCGCCAGGTCGCGCGGCAGGCTGCGCTCCCAGTCCAGGGTGACCCAGGCCTTGATGAACTCGGCGTCGTAGTGTTCGCCGTCGGCCAGCATGAGGTAGGCCTTGAGCCCCTCGTAGAGGTAGTCGGACGGACCACCGCCGTACAGCTGCTCCTCGATGCGGGTGACCAGGCGCGGGGCGAAGATGGCGATCAGCAGCTTGCGGTAGACGCTGTCCGACTCGCCTTCGAGCATGTCGCCCTGGTACAACCCCAGGCCCTCGGCCCAGCCGGGCGGATCTTCGGCCAGGCGGCGCACGCCATTGAGCAGCGGCAGCACCTCGACCACGTTGCGCTGCGCCGGGCTCAGCTCCTGCAAGCTCTTGCCCAGCGGCTTGAGGCGGCTGTCGACCTCGGCGATGTATTGCTGGTTGGCGCGGTAGCTCAGGGTCCACAGGGTACCGACCACCAGCACCAGGGCCACGCTCAGGACCAGGGCGCCACGGGCGATCCACTTGCGCCGCTGCTCGACCTTCGGGTTGCTGCCGACCAGGCCGCGCTCGGCGAAGGCCACGGCGCTGAACAGTTTCTCGATGAAGTAGCTGCGCCCGGTGCCGTTCTGTCGCGCCAGGTGGGCACGGTCCAGGCCCATGCTCTGGGCCATGCTGCCGATCAGGCGGTCGATGGGGCTGCCTTCCTGGGTACCGCTGGTGAAGTACACACCGCGCAGCAGGGCGCGCTCTTCGAAGGCGTTGGGTTTGAAGATACCGTCGAGGAAGGTTTTCAGGTTGCCGCGCAAGGCGGCGAACTGCTGGACGAAGCCGTAGACCAGGTCGCGCCGCGCCGGATCGCGCTCCTGCTGCAGGCGCTCGACCAGGCGTTGGTTCAGGCGCTGCTCCAGCAAGGCGAACTCGCCGCCGAACAGCGCCAGCGCCCCGTCGCCCTGCTGGCCATCGTCGAGCGGGAAGGTCATGCCCCATACCTGGGCGCGCT includes:
- the tssM gene encoding type VI secretion system membrane subunit TssM translates to MKAFFSFVIRWVIPLLGLLALSLIIWFLGPLLDMLVPAAPRLVLIALLFAVWIAYRVWRIVQARRQAAKVMQSLAAETAPDPASVATAEELATLRQRMDEALVLLKKARLGGDERRNLYELPWYVIIGPPGSGKTTALVNSGLHFPLAAQLGEGAIRGVGGTRNCDWWFTDQAVLLDTAGRYTTQDSHAQVDKAAWLGFLDLLKSQRSRRPIDGAFIAISLSDLLLGSDAERAAHAAAIRTRIQELYSQLGVRFPIYLMLTKLDLVPGFMEFFDTLSKEERAQVWGMTFPLDDGQQGDGALALFGGEFALLEQRLNQRLVERLQQERDPARRDLVYGFVQQFAALRGNLKTFLDGIFKPNAFEERALLRGVYFTSGTQEGSPIDRLIGSMAQSMGLDRAHLARQNGTGRSYFIEKLFSAVAFAERGLVGSNPKVEQRRKWIARGALVLSVALVLVVGTLWTLSYRANQQYIAEVDSRLKPLGKSLQELSPAQRNVVEVLPLLNGVRRLAEDPPGWAEGLGLYQGDMLEGESDSVYRKLLIAIFAPRLVTRIEEQLYGGGPSDYLYEGLKAYLMLADGEHYDAEFIKAWVTLDWERSLPRDLAPDLRQALEQHLAALFDKRPPNARLDQRLIDDTRRQLQQLPVAQRVYDRVKRQKLPAGVSDFRVSDAAGRDAALVFRFKDGKPLSEPLPGIFTVEGYRKAFLAASLAHSETLAEERWVLGREASESADAKRLADDVLQLYYQDYIRHWDALLADLDFVPITSVGQAADVLRVLSGPTSPMKKLLQAVAKETNLAQPTTLDKVQAKAEQAGVDQLRQRLGGLLGDAPLPSDNPAAREVDPVTAHFAELAGLVETGEGQPAAIDGLLTDLNALYVQVSAMVGASGDALLGEAKNQAQAAAQRVALGAARQPKVVQNLVSSVLGSTHNLVMGGVRNQLNAAWTSEVVNVYRQSLSGRYPLVAGSSRDATLEDFGLFFGVGGVMDNYFRKYLQPYVNTSSTPWSWQPGAAQKLGINSNVLYTFQRAASIRDAFFRNSNGVQPGVRFELKPVAMDATITQFLLDLDGQQVSYDHGPSRPVALQWPNPNSIGVVRLSISPPSASGRSGLTVEGPWAWFRLLDQSDLVAGGSPERFNLRLRVDGASVSYELRASSAFNPFRSRVLSGFSLPEHL
- a CDS encoding PP2C family serine/threonine-protein phosphatase — protein: MTGMQFTAASYSHVGMVRKINEDACLELTWAGLWAVADGMGGHAAGDYVSSLAMDSLRSLPMLDSLDDFSGEVRDGLAWVNGIVREETARRGVAMMGSTVVVLAARGDQAIGLWAGDSRLYRLRDGRIERLSHDHSYVQELQDSGLLNEAEARVHPRGNIVTRAIGVEDHLELQAVALQVQPGDTYLLCSDGLNKTAEDHEIAEVLGHADPYEVVRSLVHLGLTRGAPDNITAVVVKAS
- the tagF gene encoding type VI secretion system-associated protein TagF — protein: MNDVGFYGKLACRGDFVSRGLPHGFIQPWDQWLAAGIQASQQALGERWLEAYLVSPLWRFALAPGLCGPEGVVGVLMPSIDRVGRYFPLTVAQVLEPGEPLAPVVAGAEEWFEAVEETLLATLEPGAVFEAFEAALQPFRFARPLVQEPRVTVGGLQRLDATTPQGRALALAECACEGMSLWWGKGSERIAPGLMRCAGLPRSEDFAGFLLSSEARIG